Part of the Candidatus Thiothrix putei genome, ATTTCCCTTGCGGATACGGCTGGCATCTTCTGAGAAGGTCACATCCAGCCGCCAGTGCAGGGTATTCTCAATCCCCCAATGCCCACGGACTGCCTTGGCGAACAGTTTGGCATCAGCGGGGATGGAGGCGATGAAGAAACGCCGTTCCACCGTCGTCGTGTCGCCTTGTGTGCATTCCCGCTCTACCATGCCGATGCTGCGTAACCCTGTCCACACCTCAATGTTGGGCAGGGTGGTGAGATCTTCGGTGATCCAGTAGCGGCGGATTTCCAACCTGCCATGATCCTTGTCAAGTTCTTCGGTGTAAGAATGGGGGACAGCATTGAAAGCGTGTTCCCGTGCGGTGGTGAAGTAATCGTCCACCGCTTCATGCAGGTTGCTTTGGTTGCCTTTCAGCCCCATCACGTAATCACCTTGCTGTTCCTTAATCTGTTCGGCAATGGCGCGTTGGCAGCCCATCGCGTCCAGCGTCACAATGCAGCCTTTCAGTTCCAGCAGTTCAAGCAGCTTGGGGATGGCGGTGATTTCATTGGATTTCTCATCGGTTGCCTCTTGTGCCAATACCAGCCGGTTTTCACACGCCCAAGCCGTCACCATGTGCAAAGGCTTGCCGCCATTGGCACGGTCACGTGAACCTCTGGCGGTTTTGCCATCAACTGCGATAACCTCTTGAACTTCACGTTTGACCGCCTGCGTCCAATTGATGAAGCACTCCCGGAATTTGACGGGTGACAGCCGGGTCATTACATATTCAATGCAGTCGTGGGAAGGAACTCCATTCACCAGCGGCACGTACTGACGCAGCCAATCCAGTTTGGCGTGTCCAAAATCTTCTATCGCCTCCCAACCTTTGGCATTACTGCATACCGCACTGACCACCAGTACCAGTATGTCCAACAGCGCGTGGCGTTTGTTA contains:
- a CDS encoding ISAs1 family transposase, coding for MSASLIDHFSPLEDPRIERNKRHALLDILVLVVSAVCSNAKGWEAIEDFGHAKLDWLRQYVPLVNGVPSHDCIEYVMTRLSPVKFRECFINWTQAVKREVQEVIAVDGKTARGSRDRANGGKPLHMVTAWACENRLVLAQEATDEKSNEITAIPKLLELLELKGCIVTLDAMGCQRAIAEQIKEQQGDYVMGLKGNQSNLHEAVDDYFTTAREHAFNAVPHSYTEELDKDHGRLEIRRYWITEDLTTLPNIEVWTGLRSIGMVERECTQGDTTTVERRFFIASIPADAKLFAKAVRGHWGIENTLHWRLDVTFSEDASRIRKGNGPAMMTSIRHLCINLFEREGSKLSLPKKQNKAAWNDTYRAKVLFD